The proteins below come from a single Plasmodium sp. gorilla clade G2 genome assembly, chromosome: 13 genomic window:
- a CDS encoding MSP7-like protein: MKGQLIYIVSVFVFFLNCVWCNSKNNNKRRNYNKKKEDLKNFDNIVLDDFYSSFDSQHNYENELKKNEDDIIGQGIFSLISKNNQEKEKTLKGEEEENKPTEPQVQVAQDSQDAKADQGGKAAQDAKAAQSPQSPQPPQSDQAEQRSEADQGDTAPQATESVEKSTEAKDQTLPVAASPEKDDPTKNAPTLSTQSVKRLDEIFDDVLTQLNKKSQVDTDANKDKYNEFKKEFDMFTMNVTEYEIIKKLLVTFSETIDKNDQIETKIEHIFNKALTDNKYKEQFKNFIYGLYSFTKRHNYITVNKTDKTTVHTALFENALNLINTI, translated from the coding sequence atgaagGGACAATTAATTTATATCGTTTCtgtttttgtattttttctcAATTGTGTGTGGTGCAATtcaaagaataataataaacgaagaaattataataagaaaaaagaagacttaaaaaattttgataatattgTTCTTGATGATTTTTATTCATCATTTGATTCCCAacataattatgaaaatgaattaaaaaaaaatgaagatgataTTATTGGACAAGGTATCTTTTCTCTTATaagtaaaaataatcaagaaaaggaaaagacACTAAAAGgggaagaagaagaaaataaaccTACAGAACCCCAAGTCCAAGTTGCTCAAGATTCTCAAGATGCTAAAGCCGATCAAGGTGGTAAAGCTGCTCAAGATGCTAAAGCTGCTCAATCTCCTCAATCTCCTCAACCTCCTCAATCTGATCAAGCTGAACAACGTTCTGAAGCTGATCAAGGTGATACAGCTCCTCAAGCAACTGAATCAGTTGAAAAATCAACAGAAGCGAAAGATCAAACATTGCCAGTTGCCGCTTCACCAGAAAAAGACGATCCTACTAAGAATGCACCAACTTTAAGTACACAATCTGTTAAACGCTTGGATGAAATTTTCGATGATGTTCTTAcacaattaaataaaaaatctcAAGTTGACACTGATGCgaataaagataaatataatgaatttaaaaaagagTTCGATATGTTTACTATGAATGTAACTgaatatgaaataattaaaaaactACTTGTTACATTCTCAGAGACgattgataaaaatgatcaaATTGAAACAAAAAtagaacatatatttaataaagcTTTAactgataataaatataaagaacaaTTTAAAAACTTTATTTACGGATTATATAGCTTTACTAAAagacataattatataacagTTAATAAAACTGATAAAACAACAGTTCATACGGCTTTATTTGAAAATGCtcttaatttaataaatactatttag